A genomic segment from Micromonospora echinaurantiaca encodes:
- a CDS encoding transposase: MVATRSPVFTFFLAMNPLPETSPSVAPKRRTRPRDTAQYGSRRSGSWRPGRPSQRRRRQLIDVIRWRVRIGAPRRDVPTYCGSWQAVYALFRLWQGAASGSRS, encoded by the coding sequence ATGGTGGCCACGAGGTCTCCGGTGTTCACGTTCTTCTTGGCGATGAACCCACTACCGGAGACCTCGCCATCTGTCGCACCGAAACGCCGCACCCGACCTCGAGACACTGCCCAGTACGGCAGCCGCCGTTCGGGATCATGGCGTCCAGGTCGACCGTCGCAGCGAAGAAGGCGGCAGCTCATCGACGTGATCCGGTGGCGGGTGCGAATTGGTGCGCCACGGCGGGACGTGCCAACATACTGCGGCTCCTGGCAAGCGGTCTATGCGCTGTTTCGGCTCTGGCAGGGGGCTGCGTCTGGCAGCAGATCGTGA